The Nomascus leucogenys isolate Asia chromosome 4, Asia_NLE_v1, whole genome shotgun sequence genome includes the window TGAATCTCTTCTGCATCATCTAATACAAGGTTCATATACTCATCAAAACCAATGATACAGCCTTCTATCTGCATATTCACCTGCTCATAGAGCCACACCTGAATCCGCGATCTATTTTGTAAGTATCTGAAGATGAGGTTCTGCACCACAGTGgctaagga containing:
- the LOC105740278 gene encoding small nuclear ribonucleoprotein E-like; the encoded protein is MSPLPHERAVSTSTVVQNLIFRYLQNRSRIQVWLYEQVNMQIEGCIIGFDEYMNLVLDDAEEIHSKTKSRKQLGRIMLKGDNITLLQSVSN